Part of the Candoia aspera isolate rCanAsp1 chromosome 1, rCanAsp1.hap2, whole genome shotgun sequence genome, GTGGCATTTCCTCCCAGGTAGAAGCATAGCACAACTCCATAGCTACTGTATGTGTTTCATATTTGGTTGATTGGGATGCTCCCCAGAAAGATATGCACAGGACTGTAGCTTTAGAGAACTACATTTTCAAAAGCTATGTGCCTTTTTAAATTTCCATCAAGTGCCCTGCTTGGTGCAAAAGAAATTCTTTGGAAACCAAGGTTACATACCTCTAATATCTATGCTTTAGGAGAGTGGGTATATTGtaatagagattttaaaaattaagaaatattaaCAAGTACTTTAAATTTGGTCCTGAGAGTTCCagaatatttattagtagtaataATTTGAATAACACTTTGATTCTATGCACATGGATCCCATGAGTTTATACCCACAGGAGGGTGGAGTATGAGTCAATTTAGGGAGTGGTCATTGTGGGAAGGAGGAGCCATTGTACTGAACAAGGCTCTTTATATATCCTGGCTTACTGTGTTTCCCCATGTGTTGGTTTGTTTCCATGATCACATCAGCTTCCCTCAGAAAAATCTATGGAGATAAACCTCAAAGGTAGTGATTAGACTAGTGCAGCAACTTCTATAAGCGCAAAGGCTGGCCTGgtggttattttattgtattaatcaTATGTATAGCTGTCTTTCAGCTAAGTCTACAGGATGACTTACATTATATCATCCTTCACATTATTGTCACTACAACAATCCTgtaaaaaaggttgtgaaatgtgactggcccaaagacacccagtgaGCTCCATAGTCAATTGGAAAGTTTGGACCTGGATTTGCTGGGTTCTGGTTCAAACTCTAATCATGAGGTATCCACGTGtacatgtttcttttttataatcGATCAGAAATGCACCACAGCTGCAAGCGTATATGCAGTTCTCTGGCAATAAGCCTTATTGAGCTCACTGATGTACACTGTGGAGTAGATACAGAGCCAATCTGACAGTGTAACAGAATGTATAGATCCCAAAGCATTGTTTTAGCCTTGGAACAAAGTTTGAAGATCACAGTCTCCATTTAAATTGATAAACTGCACTGTCTTCTGGGTTTACCTCCTTTACTGTATTTCTCTATAAGCCAAGTATATCTATCTGAGTAAGTGTATGAGAGAGTATCTGTATGAGACAGGGAGAGAAAGATTTGGAAGGGCACCTTACCCCATCTAGTTTCAGATCAGTGAATATCGTTTTTGCCCTCTACACATTATTTCCCTTTGCACACCTTTGTTGATCTTTCAGCTTCTTCCTGTCTCACTAATATAAATTTTCTGCATTATTGGAGAGTTTCATAAGCATATTATAAGGTTATGTTTATGGTACATAACCTCACAATCTAGCTAAAGAATTACCTATGTAACATCCACCAATTTTCAGAAGGGCAGTAGGCAGGCACTCATTATCACTCAAAAGTATCCTGATGATCTGCAGTCTTAGCAAGCAGCATTTtaacaggtttttatttttttgctggatAGGAGGAGGGGCACCATCCTAAACAGGATCATGCAAGAGTATTTCAAACTTTGCTATCTTGTGAAATTAATAAAAGAGGCGTTCTCTGGAGGAAGGATGGAGGCAGAAGGATGCGTAGTTGGACTTCTTCAACACAATTGGAGCTGCCTGATGAAGACAATGATCTGGGGGAGtggatgggaaaaggaagcaaggaagcaacaCTGGTAGAGCTTTCAATCCGAAGCAGATGCTTTACCAGGCATCTCTGGCATTGACCCTTTGAAGTTCAACTTTCCGTGGCGCGAGTTGCGGCAAGTCACGAGCTGTGGAACGGTAGCCTGGACAGCTCCCTCTCCGGAGCCAGCTGGAGAACGTTTAAGGACCACGGCGAAGATTCAGGACCTCGGACAGCTCCCGCCGGCCTGCCACGTACACCCCGCCTCCCCACCACTTACAGAGCTCCGAAAAGTAACCGGGGCGCATTCGCATCCGCGCAGCGACGCTGCAGCAGAAGGAGTGGGCGAGGGAAGCCCTTCCAAGAGGCTTCCCGTCTCTTGCCTTCTTCCTTGCGGGCTCGGCTTGGGAAGCATGGAGCGGAGAAGGGACGGAACCTTGGGAGCCATCCCGGGACTCCAGGGGCTGCTTTTGCTTTTCCGTGAGTACACGCTTTCCCGCCTTTAGCAGACTCGCCGCCCTCCGCGCCGATCCCGAAAATGTTCCGCCTTTATCAGCTCGGTTTGAGGAGAGGGGGGAGGAAAACGGCCAGAAACGATCGCCTATGTGGCCTGGgtgaaagaaaaattgaaactAAATAGCTTCCCCAATCCACTCCCCACCGCCCCGAGAAAGGTAGACCGCTGGGCTCTTTGGTGAAATTCCAAATGGTTTAACTTCATCCTCAGAGCAAGCAGAACCTGCCGGTAGAGAGAAATCTCCCTTTTCAGCAACATGGGGAAGCCTTAGGTCTGAGTCCTCTTCTTCCCCTATTTTTTCTCCCAACAGACGCACTAGCTGGCGGCCTGGCGGAGCCAGAAGTGGAAAACCTTTCGGGGTTATCTCCCAATCCCGAAAAGGCTATTTTTGTAGTTCGGGAAAACGGAACGAGCTGCCTCATGGCGGAATTCGCTGCGAAATTAATCGTTCCCTACGAGATTTGGGCCAGCAATTTTGTTGATGTAAGAGTCTCTTCTTTTCCCTTAATTTGAATATCGTCTATTAAAAGCGTGAAAAGGATCGATTTCACTATTTGGGGGGAATCTGTGAGCTTAgacttttatgtgtgtgtgtgtgtgtgtgtgtgtgagagagagagagagagagagagagagagagaaaggaatagAATTAATCTTAAATATAATCGCAGCCTTTTTAGAAGCGGCATGTTGCTAAGGTAATGCAACTTcgctttctccccctccctgtcACTCACATGGGGGAAATGCTAAAACGTCCCCACCCCCATCCACATCTAGTTTGCAAACTGTTGTCTGTCCTGCCCCCGCTCCCCCAGTTCCCGCTCTCTCCGGCCCAAATCTTTCCCCGAACAAATGCTGTCATCTTTAGCTGGAAAAAGGACTTTTTTTGAATCGTGGAAAGTGCATAAAGTTTACTttgatccttttctttttcatattggaGGGGGAAAGGGAATGACAATATATAATTACTCATCTCGATTCCCTGGGGCGCGGAGGTGTGTGGGGGGAGCGTTGGTCTATTATGGGTAATTATTATTACATCTCGGGCGGTACGGTAAACAAGGCTGCGTTTCTTTCTAACCCGCTGTGGTGGGGAGCTGAAGCTAACCATATTTATGCTCTTTTTATCTATTCTATTAGGCAGCGGGAgtggaggggggaaggggggaccCCATACCTTTTCCCTGACGCTCCCGCAGaaccttttcttctctttgtggAAATGTTCGGCGTCGGCACCTAACGGGCCCGTTTGTTGTGTTCGCGCGCGTGCATTCAGATGATCACCGAGCAAGCCTACATCCCGCTTTCCCGCGGAGCCGAGGAGCGAGGGAAATGCGGCAGCAACGAATCCGAGCTCCACATTTCGTGGCTCTACAGAGCTTACACCCTCAGCCTCTATTTTGTCAAGGTATCGAAGGGAAGACACCAAGGGTCCGCCTCGACTGGCTCCAAGGAGCCCGGGCTAGAAAGGTTGCCGGGGACCGCGGGGAGGAGGGTGGGCAGAATCACCGCGCAGGACCCGAGGAGAGAAAAAGTGCCGGAATCGGGCTGAGGCGGGAGGGAGGGGCCCCCGAAAAAAATACTGCAGCAGCGGAGAGGAATAAAATGAGGAACAGGCGCCCGGACGCTAGCTGGACGGGGCCTGAGTTTTCGACTGTACGCAGTCGCTAAAGGCGCCGAAGGCGGCGGCTGACGGCCCAGGTCAATCTACTTTCTTCCGCCCCGAGAAATCGACCGGGAGGGCGGCCAAGCTCAGAAAGCTGCGGGCGCGGGCCAAGCGTTCGCCTGGCCAGTCCCGGGGGGAGGCGAGGCTTCCCGTGGCCTGCCCCGACCTTTTGTCTTTTCTCGCCCCCCTCTGCCCCGCTTTCCGCCTCCTTCTCCCTCCCGCCTGCCCGGGGTCGGCAGGAGACTCGCAACACAAGTTCTGGCCCCGAGGCCTGGTGGAAAATGAGCAGAGTCCAGTTCGTTTACGACAGCGCCGAGAGCACCTACTTCAAAGGCGCCGTGAACCGTAAGTGCTGCGCGGCAAAGGCCAGGCCTGCGGGTAGGGGAGCGGGGGGAGCTGCTCGCTGGGGTGGCCGGCTAGGGAAGCCCTGGGCCCTCGCGCTAACCCGAAGGCGGCGCGTCTGGAGTGGGAAAGGCGAGGCGGTGTGGGGCAGAGGTGGCAAGACAGGGAGCCGCCAAGGCCATCCCATTCACAGGCCACTTGGCCTCCTGCTTGCAGCGTCGAAGTCTCTGCATGCGCTGCTGCAACGAGTAATTTTCAGCCAGCCCCCCCTTCTTCCCCGTTCCCCTCCAAACTCGTCTGCTCAGGCCTGAGGCCGGTCCCGCCCCCCAGCCCGCACTGCGGAGAAAAGCGGGCGCCCGCATTTCCCCGACGGCTCCTCCTCCAGTCCAGATCCCCGTCCCTGCAAGGTTCATCCGCGCGCACGCCGACTCGGGCCTGGATTCTCTTCTTTGCTCGGCTGCGCCTGCCTGGCCTTTGGGCTCTTCCGAAACTGCCGGCCGGTTCCAAGAAGCCGCGGATTGCCTGGAGCTCTCCCCAAGAGTGGGGAAAAGGAGGGCCTCCCTGATGTAAGCCGACAGGCCCGCCGCAGATTTGGTGCATTTGAACAAACCGGTGTCTGGCCCAGCGGTCAGCCTCCATCCCGAGCAAAAAATGGTCTCATACTGGTTGGTAGTCATGCTTAGCTCAAAACAAAGCAGATAGGACGTAACTTCAGTTACACAGTGTTATGGTAGGTTGCGATGCCATGCAACTGCCCTTTTGTCATACTAAATATTAGGAAAGCCCTCTTTTGTTGAAGAGAACCTCCAGAATTGCAAAATCACTCAATtcttggggtgggtgggaaagggctatctttttcatttttcatgtttAATCATTGTTAGGCAAATAAATCAGGACTAAAACAGAGTCTAAAAAATAATCCCTGGGCAAGGAATATTTAACCAAAGCCAAAAGGCTCTTCACCCAAATGATGTAACAGTTGCATTACTAGTTTAGGGTTGGCATCTATAATTTTTTTCTGAGTATTGCAAAACCCCATTTGCAGTGATGGAAGCATTTTGTGCTCTAATCCTGGGCCTGGCATTTCTCAGTGCAGATGTTGGGTTTAGACAGGTACAGAATGGAGTTTCATGTAATCCCTGAAGGGCAATTAGAAGAGCTTGAATTTGTTTTATGGTTGCCTTTGTTTGGATTTtggtatttcttatttatttatttattgaaaattcAAGCAAACCAGCATTGGGAATGATTAGTAGATGCTGTACATCTCGAATGCAATTACTATGCTCTAAAATATGCCTACCTTCTCCCCAATTGTGTACCTTCTATTAGTGGGCAGTATTTCTATTgcatttctttgcatttctttcttatGGACATCCTCTTGGTGACTGTGTTTGTCACTGGGCACCTCTGCAGTGCAGAATGTTCTGGGACGTGATCTTTTTCCGTGTTGCTGCATTGAAGCATGCCCAAGACAGACCCATTTGTATTTGATCTGTCCCTGAACACTTTGGATCATTTAAACCTTTGTCAATTTCTTTTTAAGTATAAATTAGGAGGAAAAGTCCGTTTTACATTAAAATGATGTATAAAAAAGCTATGGTGTCTCTGGGTTGAAATGCACCAGCTCTTTCACATATAATCCAGTAGTATTGGTCACTGTATGTGAATAAATAGTTTAGCCAGGCTGGATATGCacttcatacattttttaaaatcaggattaTTTAAGCCATTCAGTGTAATTTTATACATTGTTATTCCAAAATAAATCCTGCTGAATGAATTGGGTTGATCTTAGATGAATGGTTGTATAGTTGCAGTCCAGTTTAACATAagtagaataaatatttttactctTTCTGAATTCTAACTTTATTTATTAAGATTtccatgtttcttttttcatcaTCATGCAGGTGGTGTATATTTTAAAGATGTACCACCATTTTCAATTTCGTTGAAGTTTACGTTGTGCTTATTTACCCACTCTGTCCATTTTTGCTATAATTTGTGAAGCTGACAGGTTTTGTGAGAGGGTCATTGGGCAGCACAGACTTTCACAAGTGAAAGTTCATCCCTTCTGATGAATCAGTCTAGAATTCCAATCATCTCCAGAAGCATATACCTCTGATAGGTTGTGTTTTGTGGGAGTTGTGGTCTGCAATGtccagaggtcatccaacagGACTTGCCATCTGGCTTTTTTAGGCTTTTTTAGAAATTCATCCAACCACTCAGCACCAATTTGTGATGCTGCCCTGAGAGGGCTACATGTGACTGTACATGAATGATGGCGTGTGATTCCCTGGGAATGCTATCCGCAAATGTGTGGGTTTTGTCAAGATGGATCTAGTCATAGAAAGCTAATAACAGCACTTCTGGTAATGCTGAATTTCTATTCAGGACTTGCTATTCCTTGTGGGATCATCATAGCTGCTGTCATCAGCGTCAGCCATTAGGTGTTGAACTGTGAACATCATTTTAGGATCCTAATGGGAAATAAAACATCTTTTGCTTATGCATGCAGTGATTGTGATAGCATTATGCTATGCAGTTCTGAATACAAGGACTGGAGGAATGTCATGAAAGCAGAAGTTAATGTTCTATGCTTCTAATCATGTACAACCAGCATGAAAATTTTCTTACATGTATGAAAGTATATGTGCCCATTCATCTGCATATTGTTCAGCTCTCTCTTGCTACTCAGCTCCTTCTAATATCTGTCTATTAGAATTACTGCCTAATATGTCGAAACACATGTTAAATCTCTAAATATATCAGAAAAGCTACTTCTCTTTTCCTCCGAACACAGAAGACTGGAAGAATTCTTAATCTATATCTGCTTTGTAACAGTGGaccttttttcatattttagtggttaaggtgctgggctagaaaccaggagactgagagttctagtcccgactgaggcatgaaagccagctgggtgaccttgggccagtcactctctctcggcccaactcacctcacagggttgctgttgtggggaaaacaggaggaggaaggagtattaggcatgttcactgccttgagttatttataaaaataataaaggcaggataaaaattaaaattaattaaatatataaaagaatacacaaaattatcaaagaaggaaaaaaggtgataaaggaataaaaacataaaaacatacaaaatgtatATTTACTGTCAGACAGACATTGTTGGTATCCATTGTCAACATTCAAATTTAACTTTTTGCCCCTTAACAAAGAGGACTTTGGAATGATTTGATCAAATTTCTTGTTTCGTTCTTTAGAAATGTTCCAAAGTCTTTTTAATGTTGATATTATTCTTAACACCATCACAAATGCATATTTTTCCTATTAATAAAGGATGTGTAgaaaacatttattaaataaattaaaagggcATATAGTTGGCCATGGAATGCTGAATTAGATGTCTTTTGgcctaggggggaaaaaacggtATGGTACTCATCCAATGATAATATTTTCCTCTTGACAGCGGGGAAACACACGGTCACAACGCGTCATCTCTCTGCTTTAGTCACCCCAGCTGGGAAGTCTTACGAATGTCAAGCTCAGCAGACCATCACCTTGAGCTCCAGTGACCACCAAAAATCAGTCATTCTCTTGCTGTCAGAGGTCCGCCTGCAGCCCTTTGACATCAgctctgattttgtttttagtGAAGGTAAGGGACCTCTGAATGCTGGGCAATGTTTTGGTGCAATTTGGAAGGTTAATCGAGACTCTCTTGGCTGAGGAAGCAAGCCGTTTCTATGGAAGGTCGGGGTGGATAAAGAGCAGTATCTTAATGAAGACTTTCTTCAGCGGAGAAGGCTCCttcatttaatttataaaataaattgtgtgtCTGGTGCACTCCCTGGGAACTTTGATGTAAGATTTGGGTTTTCACCAAGGCTTTGCCTTGGACGAAAGCATGGAGCAGAGGCCTGTAGCAGTTAGGGAGGGGGAAATTGATGAAACTTGACAGTCTCACTTGACTTGGCAGTGAGTGATATGCGCGGACACAGGGGAAAGATGGCATTGGATGGAGAACAAGCTATTTCCAATGGCATTCCAGAATGCCTTCTTTCAAGGTTTATGTTTTTGGGGGGTTTGCTTATTGGTAGCTGGAGATTTTATTTCTCAGTAGGTATAATTCATTACTACTTCTGGCAAAAGTTTATGATCGTGAACTGAAAAGGGGCAATGTCAATATGCCTTTCATAATGCTCTTGGTTTCCTTTTTGGTTCTGAGTTCTCTCTAAACTTTTCCAGGTTTCTATAAATCATTGTCTTTCTTACCTAATGGATACTCTATATATTCCTCTGGCTCAAGCATTTTCTGGCAAACCATGGAGGATttattaaatgtgtgtgtgtgtgtgtgtaataatgCATGGATGTCATAGTCCAGTGCGCATAAATAAGGGGCAGATATATGAAGCTGTAAGAAAATCCCTGTTGGATTAGGCTAAGTATTCAAATAGTCAAGCATGTTTCTTGCTATTCTAAGTCCAATGAATGAAGCTAACAATCCTGCATTTTTTTTGGCTTCCAGCAACAGCTGTCCAGAAATACTTTCCTTGTGAATAGGGAGAGCCTGACCATCTATGAAATAGATATTTTAAGAATGAAGGAGACATTCTGTGTAGTTCTAAAGGGCAGGGTAGAATCGATGGGGAGAAATGGCAGGAATACAGATTTCAGTGAAACCATAGGATCTCTTCAGCAGTGGAATACTAAAGGAGATGGGGGTTTCTCTTCTTGGAGACACTGAATGGCACTGAAATTCCCATCATAACCCCTTGATTATTTTCATGATTATTCAGATGTCATTAAGCCTTTTTCTGTCCCAATGTACACCACTTTACACATTTGCTATTCTGTGCATTCGCAAACAGCAGAATGATGTGACTGCCTTAAATTAGTCATTTAATTGGGAGTTAGTTGGAACAAGTCTGTTCTTACAGGCAGTCCTCTGACTATGGTTTGGTTGCAAACATTTGAAGGCAAAGTCAagattctgcccatccaattcaatctagtaggttgggtatgctgcgggtcccatcagccaaagaatgtcgatTGGCGGGGACTAGAATGCGTGCCTTCTcggccatagcgcctgccctctggaatgttctccctaaagagattaggatggccccgaccctgttggcctttagTAAGGCCGTGAAGGCCTGGTTATATGTCTGGTTCTGGGGCCCTGAGcgtgtgaatggtcccatttcttggttatatttacatccatgcattgcttacttggtggccatgtattttgtgttttaattgttttaactgaaattgttttatagttttcattgttgtaagccgctcagaggcacttgctgagatgggcggctatagaaattgaatgaatgaatgaatgaatgataaattAATCTAAAGAAAGTAAACAGGGACTTAGCAGTGGGACTAGGGAAGGAATGGAAAAGGAAATAGAGGGAATGAGTAAAGGGGAAGGAAGCTGGTCATGAAAGTAGCGGAAAATCTGGGGCTGGAAAATGCAGATGGCTAGCAACAGGAGGGTAGGTTAAAGTCATATGATATAATACTTGGTGTGAGAGCTGGTTATCATCCTGGTAAGGAGGCTAGTAACCATTCTGTAAATAATCTGAGATTCAGGCTGGCATGCCTTCTCAAAAGAGAAAGGCTTCCTCCCCCTTGCATCAAAAGAGTTTGTGAAGGAGAACAAGAATCTGGCTGCTTTGAtttgcctagatcagtgtttctcaaccttggcaacttgaagatgtgtggacttcaactcccggtattcaactcccagagtccacactggttggggaattctgggagttgaagtccatgcatcttcaagctgccaaggttgagaaacattgatctagataAAGGTTCCTCATATGAAAGCAAAGTATACTGACTGTAattgttgtgttgttgttataacattttttccaaattaaTCTTGCtaatctggtgggaggagatgggtggtgacgaatttgataaataaataacctgagtTTAAAGAAATTTGTTCCTTGGATTAATTGTTTTCGGTACTCATCGCTGCTAGAGAAGTCTGAAATTTGGCATCATAATCAACCGTTTGACCAAAGGCCTTTCAAGTTGGTTATGCTATAATTGTTTCCCTGATTAATCATTAAAGTCTTTGGTCATCCCCACCTTAGTCCATCTTCACTCATTGTTCCAGGAtgcccaatttatatatttatatttttatttttatttatattttattttaaaccgcccagagtcccttttgggagatgggcggtgataaattggattaataaataaatcaaataaataaatatatgacatCTTGGTGCTGCCTCAAATCATGGTGGCTGACTGCACTACTGTTGCACCAATTTATGATAAAGGTTTTTTAACAGGAGGAATTGTGACTTCTTTtgtgatttctcctg contains:
- the LAMP5 gene encoding lysosome-associated membrane glycoprotein 5 translates to MERRRDGTLGAIPGLQGLLLLFHALAGGLAEPEVENLSGLSPNPEKAIFVVRENGTSCLMAEFAAKLIVPYEIWASNFVDMITEQAYIPLSRGAEERGKCGSNESELHISWLYRAYTLSLYFVKETRNTSSGPEAWWKMSRVQFVYDSAESTYFKGAVNPGKHTVTTRHLSALVTPAGKSYECQAQQTITLSSSDHQKSVILLLSEVRLQPFDISSDFVFSEEHKCPVDQREQLEEMLPLILGLILGLVILVTLGVYHIHLKMTANQVQIPRDRSEYKHMG